A stretch of the Nosocomiicoccus ampullae genome encodes the following:
- a CDS encoding acyltransferase family protein codes for MPKFFPFSLKPKRYLTGLDGLRAVAVIAIIIYHLNPLWLPGGFLGVDTFFVISGYLITSLLIHEYQSKGTIDLGAFWIRRIKRLIPAVFFLISVVILYTLFFEPQIIKTIKHDSIAAFFYVSNWWYIFEETSYFEAGEPKPLMHLWSLAIEEQFYIIWPVIFLFLLKVKKLHKYIPYIIIGITMVSLGLMIYFMVPNMDNSRVYFGTDTRAHTILLGVLLAFVWPPFNLKTETPKRYQRIIDITGVTSLIILILFMIFTKDYSNWLYAGGLFLVTLLTLPAIAASVHPTSKLGHALSNPIMLWIGTRSYSLYLWHYPIIVFMNMHYVAGQIPLHIIVLQVVLTCIAAELSFRFVETPIRKQGFNFFKPSFNTSRAFIVKSSISVILITGLLITLFGFFDHLHEDVNKQSTFNTENGTLFTSTPNEIAKDVKKHHKEFIDEKERIAKEKAEKEEQEEQEKKAQELADEFLQESSPLFIGDSLLVNIGSQIQSRIPNAVINGEVGRQMYEAVDLSKNKYQHFNKKDENIILELGTNGDFSKEQLEEFIKVFDEANIYLVTTRVPRDWQNSVNKKMIAAEKEYKNVTVINWYNASEGHVEYFEPDGIHLNHDGVESMVDLIVRDILDNQNF; via the coding sequence ATGCCAAAGTTTTTTCCTTTTTCTCTCAAACCTAAACGATATTTAACTGGACTTGATGGTCTACGTGCAGTAGCTGTTATTGCGATTATTATTTATCACTTAAATCCACTTTGGTTGCCCGGTGGATTTCTAGGAGTAGATACTTTTTTCGTAATTTCAGGTTATTTAATTACAAGTTTACTTATCCATGAATATCAATCAAAAGGAACGATTGATTTAGGCGCTTTTTGGATTCGCCGTATTAAGCGTTTAATTCCTGCAGTATTTTTCTTAATTAGTGTTGTCATTTTATATACGCTGTTTTTTGAACCACAAATTATTAAAACAATTAAACACGATTCAATCGCAGCATTTTTTTATGTATCAAACTGGTGGTATATATTTGAGGAAACCAGTTACTTTGAAGCTGGTGAACCGAAGCCTTTAATGCATCTATGGAGTCTTGCGATTGAGGAGCAATTTTACATCATTTGGCCGGTTATTTTCTTGTTTCTACTTAAAGTAAAGAAGCTTCATAAATACATACCGTATATTATTATCGGTATAACAATGGTTTCTTTAGGTTTAATGATCTATTTCATGGTGCCAAATATGGATAACTCACGCGTCTACTTTGGAACAGATACACGTGCGCATACGATTTTACTTGGTGTGTTACTTGCATTCGTATGGCCGCCATTTAACTTAAAAACAGAAACCCCAAAAAGATATCAAAGAATTATCGATATTACAGGTGTAACATCATTAATAATACTCATCTTGTTTATGATTTTTACAAAAGATTATTCAAACTGGTTATATGCAGGTGGACTATTCCTTGTCACACTATTAACGCTTCCAGCGATTGCTGCAAGCGTACACCCAACGTCAAAACTTGGCCATGCATTATCTAATCCTATTATGTTATGGATTGGAACACGTTCATATAGTTTATACCTATGGCATTATCCGATTATCGTCTTTATGAATATGCACTATGTTGCGGGGCAAATACCCCTTCACATCATTGTTTTACAAGTTGTACTTACGTGTATTGCTGCAGAGTTATCATTTAGATTTGTAGAAACACCAATTCGTAAACAAGGGTTTAACTTCTTTAAACCTTCATTTAATACGAGTCGTGCATTCATCGTTAAATCATCTATAAGTGTAATTTTAATCACTGGATTACTCATCACGTTATTTGGTTTTTTCGATCATTTACATGAAGATGTTAATAAACAGTCTACATTTAACACAGAGAACGGTACATTATTTACAAGTACACCGAATGAAATTGCTAAAGATGTTAAAAAACATCATAAAGAATTTATCGATGAAAAAGAAAGAATCGCAAAAGAAAAAGCGGAAAAAGAAGAACAGGAAGAACAAGAGAAAAAAGCTCAAGAGCTTGCAGATGAGTTTTTACAGGAATCATCTCCTTTATTTATTGGAGACTCACTACTAGTAAATATCGGAAGTCAAATTCAATCCCGTATCCCAAATGCTGTTATTAACGGTGAAGTTGGCCGTCAAATGTATGAAGCTGTAGATCTTTCAAAGAATAAGTATCAACACTTTAATAAAAAAGATGAAAATATCATCTTAGAACTCGGAACAAACGGTGACTTCTCAAAAGAACAGCTGGAAGAATTCATTAAAGTATTCGATGAAGCAAATATTTATCTTGTTACAACACGTGTTCCAAGAGACTGGCAAAATAGCGTAAATAAGAAAATGATTGCTGCTGAAAAAGAGTATAAAAACGTGACAGTCATCAATTGGTACAACGCATCAGAAGGGCATGTTGAATACTTTGAACCAGATGGTATTCACTTAAATCATGATGGTGTAGAGTCAATGGTAGACTTAATTGTTCGAGATATATTAGATAATCAAAACTTTTAA
- the nadX gene encoding aspartate dehydrogenase — translation MNIGLIGAGAIGRFLLNHMKSQDNLHVTSILVRDEEKYHYLVDEYNVELYTNLNDFLKSNIDIVVEAANVEAVKYYLKDVLNIKDMMVISIGAFSDTSLLEDVKENQHKLYLPSGAVGGLDLIQNVKTLEHLNSVTLTTTKPAASLLDDEVSEPTVVFEGVAKDAIDKFPKNMNVSIILSLAGLGIDETKVRLIADPNATKNTHHVKIEGEFGEATIEIKNNPLKENPKTSALAALSVLSTLERIENNIIIG, via the coding sequence ATGAACATCGGTTTAATTGGTGCAGGTGCGATTGGACGATTTTTATTAAACCATATGAAAAGTCAAGATAACCTACATGTCACAAGTATTCTTGTAAGAGATGAAGAAAAGTATCATTACTTAGTAGATGAGTATAATGTAGAGTTGTATACGAATCTCAATGATTTTTTAAAATCGAATATCGATATCGTTGTAGAAGCAGCAAATGTTGAAGCAGTTAAATATTATCTAAAAGATGTACTAAATATAAAAGATATGATGGTAATTAGTATTGGCGCATTTAGTGACACTTCTCTATTAGAGGATGTAAAAGAAAACCAGCACAAACTATATTTACCTTCAGGTGCTGTTGGTGGCTTGGATTTAATACAAAACGTAAAAACACTAGAACATCTAAATAGTGTGACACTTACAACGACAAAACCAGCTGCGTCACTTCTAGATGATGAGGTATCAGAACCGACTGTTGTATTCGAAGGCGTAGCAAAAGATGCGATCGATAAATTTCCAAAAAATATGAACGTATCGATTATTTTATCGTTAGCTGGATTAGGGATAGATGAAACGAAAGTTCGACTTATTGCAGACCCTAATGCGACTAAAAATACACATCACGTCAAAATTGAAGGAGAATTTGGCGAAGCGACAATTGAAATTAAAAATAACCCGTTAAAAGAGAATCCGAAAACGAGTGCACTTGCAGCATTAAGTGTGTTAAGTACGTTAGAACGTATAGAAAATAATATTATTATCGGATAA
- a CDS encoding TcaA second domain-containing protein has product MKFCKKCGQELRENVKVCTNCGALVDSNSNGKSETKSVPDQASKKPIDPKIQKRNKLIGIIVGAVLVVIIALYLLGSNLSSPERTVDKIVEAVENNDVSKLKSAIDTDISDDEANAYFVFINDKHGKKEFLKDVDQLKKDFNQFNSGKINNGTLELLSVNNDGKKWLLFDNYTFEIPKYQVKVLETDSENNLLSNIKEFKYTMDGKERVFKGEDTFAELIPGIYEFEGTAILENDVEATARIVPKYSSYDGNMVPAKFIGDFYFVELRNDYGYIPYESILKSFEKPTIQLNGNEIEVQNKEGNKDRFIIGPLAYGKEYELNAIVEHDGEKIEAEPIKFNFDENSIEDSKTYDTRDTVALQLKYEDDIKNAIEKEKKKEENERNHEKFEADKRGEIESFIRNFQYALEEMYDVSDYAEVEDFVKKDSEMEKALKKNIESGNFKNMSIIPDKFSHFEDKGDNKYSIRLRSDIKHDGLDTRQEFTTGYDLIYDKKQGGLKITNYQDL; this is encoded by the coding sequence ATGAAGTTTTGCAAAAAATGTGGTCAAGAACTAAGAGAAAATGTAAAAGTTTGTACAAACTGTGGTGCACTAGTAGATTCTAATAGTAATGGCAAATCCGAAACTAAAAGTGTTCCAGATCAGGCAAGTAAAAAGCCAATAGATCCAAAAATTCAAAAACGTAATAAATTAATTGGAATTATTGTTGGAGCAGTACTTGTAGTAATTATAGCGTTATATTTATTAGGGAGTAACTTATCATCACCAGAACGTACTGTCGACAAAATCGTTGAAGCAGTAGAAAATAATGATGTGAGTAAATTAAAATCGGCAATTGATACAGACATTTCTGATGATGAAGCTAATGCTTACTTTGTATTTATTAATGATAAACACGGTAAAAAAGAATTTTTAAAAGATGTAGATCAATTAAAAAAAGATTTCAATCAATTTAATAGTGGTAAAATTAATAATGGTACGCTAGAACTGTTATCTGTGAATAATGATGGAAAAAAGTGGTTGCTATTTGATAACTACACATTTGAAATTCCTAAATATCAAGTAAAAGTGCTTGAAACTGACTCAGAAAATAATTTATTAAGTAATATAAAAGAATTTAAATATACAATGGACGGTAAAGAAAGAGTCTTTAAAGGTGAGGATACGTTTGCCGAACTTATTCCTGGAATATATGAATTTGAAGGAACTGCAATATTAGAAAATGATGTAGAAGCAACTGCGAGAATTGTTCCAAAATATAGTTCTTATGATGGAAATATGGTTCCAGCTAAATTTATAGGAGATTTTTATTTTGTTGAACTTAGAAATGATTATGGTTATATACCATATGAATCTATATTAAAGTCATTTGAAAAACCAACCATCCAACTTAATGGAAATGAAATTGAGGTCCAAAACAAAGAAGGTAATAAAGATAGGTTTATTATAGGTCCTCTTGCTTATGGGAAAGAATATGAGCTTAATGCAATAGTCGAACATGATGGTGAGAAAATTGAAGCAGAGCCAATTAAATTTAATTTTGATGAGAATAGTATTGAAGACTCAAAAACTTATGACACTAGAGATACAGTAGCTTTACAACTAAAATATGAAGATGATATTAAAAATGCAATCGAAAAAGAAAAGAAAAAAGAAGAGAATGAGAGAAATCATGAAAAATTTGAAGCAGATAAGCGAGGGGAAATCGAATCGTTTATTAGAAATTTCCAATATGCCTTAGAAGAAATGTATGATGTATCTGATTATGCTGAAGTAGAAGATTTCGTCAAAAAAGATAGTGAGATGGAAAAAGCACTTAAAAAGAATATTGAAAGTGGAAACTTTAAAAATATGAGTATTATCCCAGATAAATTTAGTCACTTTGAAGATAAGGGGGATAATAAATACTCAATTCGTTTAAGATCAGATATCAAGCATGATGGCTTGGATACTAGACAAGAGTTTACAACAGGTTATGATCTTATTTATGATAAAAAACAAGGTGGTTTAAAAATAACAAACTATCAGGACCTATAA
- a CDS encoding zinc ribbon domain-containing protein, producing the protein MHCPKCNAQIFQGDKFCGECGADVSSLSSKETFVPNNSNAGKKNEEPSKVNQSQHINEDSNQQPDHHIHSDNANQQTRPVNHNTHHQSVQNEKVNGFFKDTLNFIKDTFKSPTHTALNARLYSPTITIFALAVFVLINSLVFTGMLSSLYGSAHMHMFSSFPFFGVLIRLFIVISLYLSVLYAVGLALSMIFNKTIDAKTLLNQYSSVFIISVTLNIISLLFALLGSFQLYAFFMLFGLIVLVFTPLYVFLINSENKSVGLDKLYISILHFLAIGIGLVIVSMLSLEILSEPVIDFLNSPLTDFYNF; encoded by the coding sequence ATGCACTGTCCAAAATGTAATGCTCAAATTTTCCAAGGTGATAAATTTTGTGGTGAATGTGGTGCCGATGTTTCAAGTTTAAGTAGCAAAGAAACTTTTGTTCCAAATAATTCAAACGCAGGCAAAAAAAATGAAGAACCTTCTAAAGTAAATCAGTCTCAACATATTAACGAAGACTCAAACCAACAACCAGATCATCATATTCATTCAGATAATGCCAATCAACAAACACGTCCAGTAAATCACAATACACATCACCAATCTGTACAAAACGAAAAAGTAAATGGTTTCTTTAAAGATACGTTGAATTTTATAAAAGATACATTCAAGTCACCAACGCACACGGCTTTAAATGCTAGACTTTATAGCCCAACTATAACTATTTTTGCACTCGCAGTTTTTGTACTTATTAATTCACTTGTATTTACTGGAATGTTATCATCACTCTATGGTTCTGCACATATGCATATGTTTAGCTCTTTCCCATTCTTTGGGGTACTTATACGATTATTTATAGTAATCTCACTATACTTATCAGTATTATATGCTGTAGGACTTGCGTTATCTATGATTTTCAACAAAACGATCGACGCTAAAACATTACTAAATCAATATTCAAGTGTGTTTATTATTTCAGTAACATTAAACATTATTTCATTACTATTTGCGTTATTAGGTAGTTTCCAATTATATGCATTCTTTATGTTATTTGGATTAATTGTACTTGTATTTACACCACTTTACGTATTTCTAATTAACTCAGAAAACAAATCTGTTGGCTTAGACAAGTTATACATTTCAATTTTACATTTTCTAGCAATAGGAATTGGGCTTGTCATCGTAAGTATGTTATCTTTAGAAATCCTATCTGAACCTGTTATCGATTTCTTAAATAGTCCGTTAACGGATTTTTATAATTTCTAA